gagaatgatatgcatgaatgtttagtaaccgggattagggttattaccctaataggaacggtctaatagcctagggttattaccctagtgatatatgtgtataattgtcatgccatgttaattgaaatgagatttagggattatgcgctcaaggcataatcaggttggactcggtactcataaccgagatgaaccacttctaaggccttaatgtattgagacgtgtgagagtaacacgtgggtctacgtcatgtagatttaattagatgtgtgagcgcaacacataggtctacgccacgtagacataaatgggcatgatgagataatgatcaggtctgtgctatacagacatatgtgaatgagcatattatatttgttatgatttatactgtcttgctgggcttggctcacgggttgctctactgtgcaggaaagggtaaggcattagctgatcagccatgagtttcaggagcagggcgaagaatgtacatgttcatgccacttcaaaccaagcgggttatgggtctaacagtgttgacttttgtattctgttttgccgcttatgtcggctagtaagaaagaacttgtaataagtttgtaaatatttttgggatcccaactattttgaaaagtttaaatatattacaagtttatttccagtctatttaatataaaagttaaattctgcgctattttaattagtaatcccgattaggggattagggtttcataagcattttgggcagcgtgcctaattatttagggcgttacagtttaTGACGGTGAGCGGGGTTGGCTAGCATGTCTGACCCCACCATTGCTATGGCAGAAGAGGTTGTGAATGAGTTCGTTCTATCTCATCCACAAGTTGATAGTCCTATAAAGGAGGTGGAAGATAGGTCAATGTCACTTGAGCTACAGGAAGAGCCAAAACCCGAAACTAACAAGTTGGAAGAAATTAATTTGTCTGAAAATCCTGAAGGAAGGAAACCTGTAGTCATTTCTACCGATTTGCCTGTAGCCATACGAGCTGAATTGATAGAATTATTGTATAGGTATCGACATGTGTTCGCTTGGACATATGAAGATATACCTGGGTTAGATCCTAGGTTGGTTACTCACAAATTAAGCTTATTGCCTGAGGCAAAACCTGTAAAGCAAACATTGAGGAATTATAGGCCAGAAGTACAACTTCAGATGAAggtagaaattaaaaaattattaaaagcaGGATTTATTCGCACGTGCAAGAATTCGATATGGCTAGCTAACATTGTtccagtgaagaagaagaatgggAAAATAAGAATTTGCATTGATTATCGGGATCTTTATAAAGCCTGTCCAAAAGATGACTTTCCTTTACCAAATCTTGATACTTTAGTCGATGCAACATCAAATTGTGAAATGTTTTCTTTTATGGATGGGTTTAGCGGGTACAACCAAATCCAGATGGCCAAGGAAGATGCAGAGAAAACGACCTTTCGAACCCTGTTTGGAAACTTCTACTACATTGTCATGTCGTTTGGCCTGAAAAATGCTGGTGCCACATATCAAAGGGCAATGACGGCAATATTGACATGATACATGAAAGCATAAaggtgtatgttgatgatattgttgTCAAGTCCAAAAACAAATTTGATCACATTTGCAACCTCGAGAAAGCATTCCAAAGAAGTAGAAGGTATAAGCTTAAAATGAATCCTCTTAAATGTACCTTTAGTGTAAGCGTTGGgaaatttttgggattttttgtACACAAAAATGGTATAAGCATAGACAAAGACAAGACTAGGGCTATACTAGCCATGAAGGTACTGAAATCAGCCAAAAAATTGAAAAGCTTTCTCAGAAAAGTTTCATATCTACAATGTTTTATACCAGCTTTGGCAGAACTCATAGACCCGCTTCAATCATTGATGAGAAAAGGTATGTCCTGTAATtggggagaaaaaaaaaacaaaaattgtttGACAagattaaaaatttattgtctTCCTCTCAAGTTATGATATTACCAGTACTAAGAGTGCCACTACTGTTATATTTGGCTGAAACTGAAACATCCATCGGGACATTGTTATTGCAAGAGGCTGAAGGAAAAGAAAAACCCGTATACTATCTCAGCAGACAAATGAAAGGAGCTAAGACTAATTATACCTATGTTGAAAAATAATGCTTAGCTTTGGTGTACACAGCACAACGATTAAGACACTACCTAGTGGCGCATAAGGTGGTGGTAATGACTAAAGCGGACCCCATAACATTCATATTGAGTAAACCCATACCTTCCAGTAGAATAACTCGTTGGATATTGATGCTTAGCGAGTTTGATATAACTGTCATGTATCCTAAAGCACAAAAAAGTCAAGCCTTGTCTAATCCACTGGCATGTTCACCTGACAACCATGAAGAATCAATCATAGAGGAGATCCCTCGAAGATTAcctgtgttggaaattattttaccaggatctagatttactaacaagtatgttggattaacaacctaatatgaattctaaaacaatgaaaataaacacatataaagttagaaaaccttacagtgggtgcagcggaataatatgactccttccgttcagatctctagcccttgattcctttctgtagtagagcatcaccaagatctgaacctggatcttcttttctccttctttgatgcagaaattccatagtcttccatactatgattgagataccacttgatgtgtgtgggcactactcatctcacaaggatttcgaaatttctctctatttttctctctcaatttcgtggctgatagcatgcaagagaagagacacaaaggttgctttatatagggagaagggagagcacaactttctaaataaaatagtttcctcttttactgtgtaattgattaactgccttatttagtgtgattcaccactttcctattatagctaggctttcattagcaattacatgacaattaaaaaataaaaataataattgggaaacacaaagggagtgctcggccatagagggaatatgggcctcacttggattttgcagtttcctcaattttatttcaatttctccaaaaatgtcatttttccaattctaatcatttaaatgccaaaactaattatttaataactaaaatagattattaaataatattgtcatttaaaataattattaattagacatacaaagtctcttaattaataattaaacctagaaacccttttctttacgatttcatccttaaactgtgagaattcataaagtagacatagtctaacttttagaattataattgattaattaaaatcaattaactgagtcttacaagcagtatggcctcaactagtatggggaccatgggtctatataaccgagcttccaataagtcgaaccgaatttaccaagtaacttccctaacttattaattcctcattgaatccacacttagaacttggaattgcactctcagtcatatagaaacgctctatatgttccacgatatagacacgtcattagttatccattgttataaccctaatgtgatcaatgatcctctatatagatgatttacactgtacaggaattaaattaccgtaacaccctacaatgtattttatccttaaaacacttaaccctgtataaatgatatttcacctaagtgaaatgagatctccaccatttatcttcgtttggttaagctcgaagaaaatcatcctttacttctatttgccaaatagaagctatagattccatatttatgttagcgctcccccactcaattgtattaccgtgttcccaaaatgtacgtatcaccctgatacaaaactaggcttaactaacaaatcaaagaacacgaataacactcttgaaattgagcctaaccatatcaggatttcgatcatgtgatctaggaacaacttatgatattgaattgaatagatatttacggtaagtttcaaaatctaattcaaagttcaatatcggtccattccaatgcatactccatgcatccgataccggtaaactttgccaatgtcctggaaaggacataacacttttccaaggtgtaagaatacctatcgctgattataccatgtcagtctaaatccagtgttctgacaaattagggaatctacttttgaacatataataaagattatattccactgtgctgacaacactataatctttaaccaactcatatgttctggacttaaaaagaattcatacattatatacatatataatcatgaaataaatcatgtgaaccatgcagcaTAAAATGttttttctgatctttattaataagtaaatctgattatatgaaatgagttttatttagggcataaaactcaacaaCCTGAAGCCATGCTTTGCGATGAAGAAACACAAGAAAGATGGACAATAACATTTGATGGGTCATCAACCGCTAAAGGGGGAGGTGCAAGAATAGTGTTGACCAATTCGAAAGGTAAAAATCATATGCAGgcttataaattattatttgattgtACTAATAATGAAGTTGAGTATGAAGCACTTATTTTGGGAATGACGGTCGCACTAAGCATGGAAGTTAGCAAAGTTACGATTAGAGGGGACTCCAAACTTGTTATTCAACAAGTCAAAGGGGAATTTGCTGTGAAGGAACCATCATTAGCAATATATCGAGCAATGGTCCAAGAACTAGCGAAGAATTTTAGGGAGTGTCACTTTGAGCACATGCCTCGAACACAAAAATAGGTATGTCGATGCTATAGCTGTTGGgtcttatgccctaaataaaactctttacaatctgattagttatcaatataagaaatttgaagtgattgatgtttgcatgaattttacatgctaatggtttaaatatgtttattacatttacacacagaatcagttaaatatagatcatatgtttattcacaattacagtatcgtcaacacagtggaatgtgattgtgttcatatgaatcaaaagacttggtccctgtttcatcagtgttattgggtttacactaatgtgataaccagcgatgatgtgtacttagacttggagtaagtgttatgttctttccaggacattagtaaagtatactagtttcgaatgtatggagtatacattggactggaccgatattgcaactaagtgaagatattacaaacttaccgttatacatatcttttcaagtcaatatcagtagttgatcttagattaaaagaatctaaatcctgatatgcttaggctcaactcaggagtgctattcatgttctatgatttattagttaagcctacttttaggtcagggtgatacgtatattttgggaacatgatagtatgattgagtgggagtgctgaacataaatatggaatctatagcttctactggtgtatagaagtcaagtgatgattcccttcgagcttagcaaatagaagtaaatggatgagctcttgtttaactgactaattattagatcactaaacaccaattacaggtagctaagtgttttaaggggcaaaatacattgaggggtgagaacggtaaagaaatcccatctcgatgtagatcatctatatagaggatctttaaatcacaataagattataacaatgggtaaatgagatagcatattgatatcgtgaaacatataatatgctctatataagtctgagagtgcaattctaagttctaagagtggattcaacgaagaattaataagtaggaatttacttggtaaatttggttcacttattggaagctcagcatatagatccatgatccccattctagttgagaacattctgcttgtaagactcattaattgattcgtgattgatcaattataattctaaagttagactatgtctaattttatgaattttcactaagcaggggtgaaattgtaaagaaaagagtttctaggtttatttatttattaatagactttatatgtctaattaataattaaaataaatgacaatattatttaataatctattttagttattaaataattatttttggcatttaaaaggttagaattggaaaattggcatttttgagaaaatagaaataaaatttgataaaattggaaaatcaagtggggcccactacaacaccatggccagccacttattgtggattttcaaattgattttttaattattttaaatgccaaataattcctaacctaaacctagtagttacctataaatagaaagtgatggctcagtcaaatcttaggcttttcattagtaatctgacagaaatttctctcttcaaaaaaaattgagccttccccactttctatacctggccgaaatccctcttctcttttcccttcattaatttcgaaccc
This region of Cannabis sativa cultivar Pink pepper isolate KNU-18-1 chromosome 7, ASM2916894v1, whole genome shotgun sequence genomic DNA includes:
- the LOC115696823 gene encoding uncharacterized protein LOC115696823, whose translation is MIHESIKVYVDDIVVKSKNKFDHICNLEKAFQRSRRYKLKMNPLKCTFSVSVGKFLGFFVHKNGISIDKDKTRAILAMKVLKSAKKLKSFLRKVSYLQCFIPALAELIDPLQSLMRKGHKTQQPEAMLCDEETQERWTITFDGSSTAKGGGARIVLTNSKGKNHMQAYKLLFDCTNNEVEYEALILGMTVALSMEVSKVTIRGDSKLVIQQVKGEFAVKEPSLAIYRAMVQELAKNFRECHFEHMPRTQK